In Trifolium pratense cultivar HEN17-A07 linkage group LG7, ARS_RC_1.1, whole genome shotgun sequence, a genomic segment contains:
- the LOC123899090 gene encoding organic cation/carnitine transporter 4-like → MAATFSSLSDDLHTPILPPPSKSSTESEKICIDEMLEKYCGEFGKWQLKHFILTSLAWALEAFHTMVMIFADREPDWSCVNGVDCAGGGGGSLCGMKAAEWEWIGGKAASTVSEWSLICGDKFKVGLVQALFFAGCMIGAGVFGHLSDSSLGRKGSLLVVCALNAIFGFLTAFSPNYWTYVLLRVLTGFSTGGVGLCAFVLATEPIGPSKRGMAGMSTFYFFSCGIAILSGIAYAFQTWRTLYIVSSIPSLLYIILVLPFVSESPRWYLVRGRIHEATKLMSTIASSNGKHLPDGAFLALDEEVSKSKIATNDDESNLINCIENKDAQIGSIVDVIQYPVTRIRLFLAVVINFSASVVYYGLSLNVANLETNLYMNVLLNAVAEMPAFTITAVLLDRFGRKPLTIGTMWFSGFFCLMGSLMSNIGVWKIIKMVCGVLGIFGMAGTYNLLFIYTAELFPTVVRNAALGTATQAAQMGAILAPFVVVLGGWLPFGVFAACGILGGMFAFYLPETLNMPLYDTFNGLEAGLA, encoded by the exons ATGGCGGCCACATTCTCCTCACTTTCCGATGATCTCCACACACCGATCTTACCGCCGCCATCAAAATCCTCAACAGAATCAGAAAAGATTTGCATCGATGAGATGCTTGAGAAATACTGTGGCGAATTTGGAAAATGGCAGTTGAAACATTTTATACTTACTAGTCTTGCTTGGGCGCTTGAAGCTTTTCATACTATGGTTATGATTTTTGCTGATCGGGAACCTGATTGGAGTTGTGTTAATGGTGTTGATTGCGCCGGTGGTGGTGGCGGGAGTTTGTGTGGGATGAAGGCGGCTGAGTGGGAGTGGATCGGAGGGAAAGCGGCGTCGACGGTTTCGGAATGGAGTTTGATTTGTGGTGATAAGTTTAAAGTTGGACTTGTTCAAGCTCTTTTCTTCGCTGGCTGCATGATTG GAGCCGGAGTGTTTGGTCACCTTTCAGACTCATCTCTCGGAAGAAAAGGTTCGCTCTTGGTAGTGTGTGCATTAAATGCCATATTTGGCTTCTTGACAGCATTTTCCCCCAACTATTGGACCTATGTACTCCTTCGCGTCCTCACTGGTTTTAGCACAGGCGGTGTTGGCCTTTGCGCCTTTGTCCTTGCCACTGAACCCATTGGCCCATCAAAACGCGGTATGGCAGGAATGTCCACCTTCTACTTCTTCTCTTGTGGTATTGCAATTCTCTCAGGCATCGCATATGCCTTTCAAACATGGCGCACACTCTACATTGTATCCTCTATCCCTTCCCTCCTGTACATAATCCTTGTTCTTCCCTTCGTCTCCGAGTCCCCAAGATGGTACCTTGTTCGAGGAAGAATACACGAAGCAACTAAGCTCATGTCCACCATTGCTTCTTCCAATGGAAAACACCTTCCAGATGGAGCTTTCCTTGCATTAGATGAAGAAGTATCAAAATCAAAAATAGCAACAAATGATGACGAGTCCAACCTAATTAATTGCATCGAAAACAAGGATGCACAAATTGGATCCATTGTGGATGTGATTCAATACCCAGTTACACGTATTAGGTTATTCCTAGCGGTAGTTATTAACTTCTCAGCCTCGGTGGTCTATTATGGTCTAAGTTTAAACGTTGCCAACCTCGAAACCAACCTATACATGAATGTGCTTCTAAATGCAGTTGCCGAAATGCCAGCATTCACGATAACTGCAGTGTTATTGGATAGGTTTGGGAGGAAACCATTGACAATAGGAACAATGTGGTTTAGTGGATTCTTTTGTTTGATGGGGAGTTTGATGAGTAATATTGGGGTgtggaaaataattaaaatggtgTGTGGTGTTTTAGGGATATTTGGAATGGCCGGAACTTATAACTTGTTGTTTATTTACACGGCAGAGTTATTCCCCACGGTGGTAAGGAATGCAGCATTAGGGACTGCGACTCAGGCTGCCCAAATGGGGGCGATATTGGCTCCTTTTGTAGTAGTTTTGGGTGGTTGGTTGCCATTTGGAGTATTTGCGGCATGCGGAATTTTAGGTGGAATGTTTGCATTTTACCTACCTGAGACACTAAATATGCCACTTTATGATACATTCAATGGATTGGAGGCTGGACTTGCATGA